The following proteins come from a genomic window of Sinorhizobium fredii NGR234:
- a CDS encoding sugar phosphate isomerase/epimerase family protein yields MQTLLIFQSLWAMERRHTDGHERSLQENIAMISGAGFDGISAHYTNRRDVLRLDETIRGTGLKIEGVCFPRSVEDLRLPLELAAEFPVSHINLQPDIRPRRVEDCLPLLDGWMRLAEDAGIPVFIETHRDRMTTDLFFTLDLLDRRPDLPLLADLSHFLVGREFAFPVDEENHAMIRRILRNARAFHGRVASREQVQIEISYPHHRPWVDLFLEWWRYGFRDWRIRADGDAELIFTCELGPKPYAITGRDGNDTTDRWAEALLLRQMVRELWAATAEA; encoded by the coding sequence ATGCAGACCCTGCTGATCTTCCAGTCGCTCTGGGCCATGGAGCGCCGGCATACGGACGGGCACGAGCGCAGTCTTCAGGAAAACATCGCCATGATCTCCGGGGCGGGGTTCGATGGGATCAGTGCACACTACACGAACCGCCGGGATGTTTTGCGCCTGGACGAAACCATCCGCGGCACCGGCCTGAAGATCGAAGGCGTCTGCTTTCCCCGCTCAGTCGAGGATCTGCGCCTGCCGCTGGAACTGGCCGCCGAATTCCCGGTCAGCCACATCAACCTGCAACCCGATATCCGCCCGCGCCGGGTCGAAGACTGCCTGCCGCTTCTCGACGGCTGGATGCGGCTCGCCGAGGATGCCGGCATTCCGGTGTTCATCGAAACGCATCGCGACAGGATGACCACGGACCTGTTCTTCACGCTGGACCTGCTCGATCGGCGTCCCGACCTGCCGCTGTTGGCGGACCTGTCGCATTTCCTGGTCGGCCGCGAATTCGCCTTTCCGGTGGACGAGGAAAACCACGCGATGATCCGGCGCATATTGCGCAACGCCCGGGCCTTTCACGGCCGTGTCGCCTCGCGCGAGCAGGTGCAGATCGAGATCTCTTATCCCCACCACCGCCCTTGGGTCGATCTCTTCCTCGAGTGGTGGCGGTACGGCTTTCGCGATTGGCGAATACGCGCCGATGGAGACGCCGAGCTGATCTTCACCTGCGAGCTAGGTCCCAAACCCTATGCGATCACCGGCAGGGACGGCAACGACAC